One Lysinibacillus fusiformis genomic window carries:
- a CDS encoding EamA family transporter gives MKTNLFYPLLIVIASSSYGILSTIVKVAMLHGFTSAEAVSSQYIIGFMLVATIFIVTQRQLPKLSKKGLLILVSAGMFTGITGIVYGESLKYLPASLAVVMLFQFTWIGLLLDCVLHKRWPSRPEVLSLIILFAGTILAAGILNVDLSGIAIQGWIFGFAAAFTFACFIQFNSRPVEGITTTARVLIVSFVALIMISIFLSPEIAWNGKLFSEGLWKYGLALGLFGIILPIYLFSIAVPKVGGALASILSAIELPVAVTVSVIVLHEPLTFLQVLGIILVILGMMLPTILAQLRQRKSTFVPKSA, from the coding sequence ATGAAAACAAATTTATTTTATCCTCTATTGATTGTCATTGCATCAAGTAGCTACGGAATTCTATCGACAATCGTTAAAGTAGCAATGTTGCACGGCTTTACTTCAGCAGAGGCGGTATCTAGTCAATATATTATTGGCTTTATGTTAGTTGCGACTATTTTTATTGTTACGCAAAGACAGCTACCGAAACTTTCAAAAAAAGGTCTACTTATTTTGGTTAGTGCTGGAATGTTTACGGGCATTACAGGTATCGTGTACGGTGAATCATTAAAATATTTACCAGCGTCCCTTGCAGTTGTGATGCTCTTCCAATTTACATGGATTGGTTTATTGTTGGATTGTGTACTTCATAAACGTTGGCCAAGTCGGCCTGAAGTGTTGTCCCTCATTATTCTATTTGCTGGGACAATTTTGGCGGCTGGTATATTGAATGTAGATTTAAGCGGTATTGCTATACAAGGTTGGATATTTGGTTTTGCTGCTGCATTTACATTTGCTTGCTTTATCCAGTTTAACTCTCGCCCTGTTGAAGGTATTACAACCACAGCACGTGTATTGATTGTTTCCTTCGTGGCACTTATTATGATTAGTATTTTCTTAAGCCCTGAAATTGCGTGGAATGGAAAATTATTCTCCGAAGGTTTATGGAAGTATGGCCTAGCACTCGGACTTTTCGGTATTATTTTACCGATTTATCTATTTTCTATTGCCGTTCCTAAAGTCGGTGGGGCCCTGGCCTCTATTTTAAGTGCAATCGAATTACCTGTTGCTGTTACGGTTTCAGTAATTGTATTACATGAGCCGCTCACTTTTTTACAAGTACTTGGTATTATTCTT